In Lewinellaceae bacterium, a single window of DNA contains:
- a CDS encoding DoxX family protein, with product MDMQYSRNQLFFLASLRILIGWHFLYEGLIKVFNPGWTSKAYLVSAEGPLSFFFKWLGGSALANAADIITIALLIGIGLALVLGVFEKAAAFAGIALLAMFYLSHPPLPGLENAGPSEGNYFIVNKNLIEMAALGVLAFFPTSQLVGLVYYFTKEKPVPATRPGIRKEPQKV from the coding sequence ATGGATATGCAATATTCAAGAAACCAGCTTTTCTTTCTGGCCTCGCTCCGGATACTCATTGGCTGGCACTTCCTGTACGAAGGCCTGATCAAGGTGTTCAACCCGGGCTGGACCTCCAAAGCGTATCTCGTAAGCGCAGAGGGCCCATTGTCCTTTTTCTTTAAATGGCTGGGCGGCAGCGCGCTGGCCAATGCGGCGGACATCATCACCATAGCGCTGCTCATCGGCATCGGGCTGGCGCTGGTGCTGGGCGTCTTCGAAAAGGCCGCCGCCTTTGCCGGCATTGCCCTGCTGGCGATGTTCTACCTGTCTCACCCTCCATTGCCCGGCCTGGAAAACGCCGGCCCTTCGGAGGGCAACTACTTCATCGTCAACAAAAACCTCATCGAGATGGCCGCCCTGGGGGTGCTGGCCTTCTTTCCAACCAGCCAACTGGTGGGGCTGGTGTATTATTTTACCAAAGAAAAACCCGTTCCCGCCACCCGGCCCGGAATACGGAAAGAGCCCCAAAAGGTTTAG
- a CDS encoding Gfo/Idh/MocA family oxidoreductase, whose protein sequence is MSNEKQSPDSGRRRALKGLIGLPFAGGILLGAYAESRKRRLAKRNILEELKIDAMRPESTADMSGDPIRVGIIGFGGRGSHLVRLLGYATPSWFERMKEEENEAAIEAFREQENLNVKLAGVCDVFDVYAEEAVAAFPGCKRYRTYEEMLESPDIDAVVIATPDHWHAPMSIAALQAGKHVYVEKPMTHNIRETYELLEAARNSKAVFQVGHQHRQTQSFITARDIIKKKVLGHISLVQTNTNRNDDNGAWQYDIHEKASPRTIDWDQFLGNAPKIPFNQEHFFRWRKWWAYGSGLSGDLMTHDFDRVNCVLEMGMPKYVSASGGIYSHHDGREVPDVFQVMMEYPDFSTGTSRPKGIERGMTFMYSATLGNQFNRPTLLMGHDGTMELGNTLTIYADPGSTRYLDMIESNLIQPDVPIYSYNPEAEEVDAITSATAKYFADKGLLWTYRDGKRVDSALLHLKEWLSAIRHGTPVSCGIHEGFEEAMTAHMGGLAWKTGRRIEWNPANGEIIALPGEDLDEILLSTKVGEYALET, encoded by the coding sequence ATGAGCAACGAAAAACAGTCTCCCGATAGCGGCAGAAGAAGAGCGTTGAAAGGGCTGATCGGCCTTCCTTTCGCAGGAGGCATACTGCTCGGAGCCTACGCCGAAAGCCGGAAAAGAAGATTGGCAAAACGCAATATACTGGAAGAATTAAAGATCGACGCCATGCGGCCGGAATCCACGGCGGATATGTCCGGCGACCCCATCCGGGTCGGCATCATCGGCTTCGGCGGGCGGGGCAGCCACTTGGTGCGGCTGCTGGGCTACGCCACTCCTTCCTGGTTCGAACGCATGAAAGAGGAAGAGAACGAAGCGGCCATCGAAGCCTTCCGGGAACAGGAAAACCTGAACGTAAAACTCGCCGGCGTATGCGATGTGTTCGATGTTTATGCCGAAGAGGCGGTAGCCGCGTTCCCCGGCTGCAAACGCTACCGCACCTACGAGGAGATGCTGGAAAGCCCGGATATCGACGCGGTGGTCATCGCCACGCCCGACCACTGGCATGCGCCCATGTCGATCGCGGCCCTGCAGGCAGGCAAACACGTCTACGTGGAAAAGCCCATGACCCACAACATCCGGGAAACCTACGAGCTGCTGGAGGCCGCCCGCAATTCGAAAGCGGTATTTCAGGTGGGCCACCAGCATCGGCAAACCCAGAGCTTCATCACTGCCCGGGACATCATCAAAAAGAAAGTGCTGGGCCATATCTCCCTGGTGCAAACCAACACCAACCGCAACGACGACAACGGCGCCTGGCAGTACGACATCCACGAGAAAGCCAGCCCCCGCACCATCGACTGGGATCAGTTCCTGGGCAACGCCCCTAAGATTCCCTTCAACCAGGAACACTTCTTCCGCTGGCGCAAGTGGTGGGCCTACGGCTCGGGTTTGTCGGGCGACCTGATGACGCACGACTTCGACCGCGTCAACTGCGTGCTGGAAATGGGCATGCCGAAGTACGTCTCTGCTTCCGGCGGCATTTACAGCCACCACGACGGGCGCGAGGTGCCGGATGTCTTCCAGGTCATGATGGAATATCCGGACTTTTCCACAGGCACCAGCCGCCCCAAAGGCATCGAGCGGGGCATGACTTTTATGTACAGCGCCACCCTCGGCAACCAGTTCAACCGCCCTACCCTGCTGATGGGCCACGACGGCACCATGGAACTGGGCAACACCCTGACGATCTATGCCGACCCCGGCTCCACCCGATACCTGGACATGATCGAATCCAACCTCATCCAGCCGGATGTACCTATCTATTCGTATAACCCGGAAGCCGAAGAAGTGGACGCCATCACCTCCGCCACCGCCAAGTACTTTGCCGACAAAGGCCTGCTATGGACCTATCGCGACGGCAAGCGCGTCGATTCGGCCCTGCTGCACCTCAAAGAGTGGCTGAGCGCCATCCGCCATGGCACGCCCGTCAGTTGCGGCATCCATGAGGGTTTCGAGGAAGCGATGACGGCCCACATGGGCGGCCTGGCCTGGAAAACCGGCAGGCGGATAGAATGGAACCCGGCCAATGGGGAGATCATTGCGCTGCCGGGAGAGGATTTGGATGAAATCCTGCTGTCGACGAAAGTGGGGGAATATGCATTAGAAACGTAG
- a CDS encoding DUF1573 domain-containing protein, which yields MKRLIGLVVLALIGASAAWSQAALPTEAPSTGSPVMEFESMEVDYGVIQQNAEPYREFHFTNTGDAPLIISNAKGSCGCTVPEWPKEPVQPGESNVIKVRYATNRIGKFNKTVTLTTNDAEGQHVLRISGEVLQPAQEPAQDSGNSNNR from the coding sequence ATGAAGAGATTGATCGGACTAGTAGTCCTGGCACTCATTGGCGCGTCTGCCGCCTGGAGCCAGGCCGCCTTGCCAACCGAAGCCCCTTCAACCGGCAGCCCGGTAATGGAATTTGAAAGCATGGAAGTCGACTACGGAGTCATACAGCAAAATGCCGAACCCTACCGGGAATTCCATTTCACCAATACCGGGGATGCTCCGCTGATCATCAGCAATGCAAAAGGCAGTTGCGGCTGCACGGTTCCGGAATGGCCCAAAGAGCCGGTTCAGCCGGGAGAAAGCAACGTGATCAAAGTGCGTTACGCCACCAACCGGATCGGCAAATTCAACAAAACGGTGACGCTGACCACCAACGATGCCGAGGGGCAACACGTCCTGCGCATTTCCGGGGAAGTGCTGCAACCGGCACAGGAACCAGCCCAGGATAGCGGAAATAGCAACAATCGCTAA
- a CDS encoding DUF1835 domain-containing protein: MELHILNGDALKEQMKDASISGRFIVFRECLIEGPVVLDTGTQVFWQQRAAYLEKAYGEPLKRYRSTVVEPLEQLGALHKAMPVNLWFENDLFCQANMWFILKFIRQKNLPNKIYRVFPQLKGQAEDWKGFGKTTPAGLSALYRSRVLFTESELNAGVQLWNGFVQRDFPLMEATAAKERSCFEHLPKVVKALRRLHPKTKGSLSRPERRLKTILASGKTEFGDIFRAFSETEGIYGFGDVAVRRLLEKTTEEG; encoded by the coding sequence ATGGAACTACACATTCTAAATGGCGACGCCCTAAAGGAGCAGATGAAAGATGCGTCGATATCCGGCAGGTTCATCGTATTCAGGGAATGCCTGATCGAAGGGCCGGTGGTACTGGATACCGGTACCCAGGTCTTCTGGCAACAACGGGCTGCCTATCTGGAGAAGGCCTACGGAGAGCCACTAAAGCGGTACCGGTCTACGGTAGTGGAGCCACTGGAGCAACTGGGCGCCCTTCACAAAGCCATGCCCGTCAACCTGTGGTTTGAGAACGACCTCTTCTGCCAGGCCAATATGTGGTTTATCCTGAAGTTCATCCGGCAGAAAAACCTCCCAAATAAAATTTATCGCGTTTTTCCCCAACTCAAAGGGCAGGCCGAAGACTGGAAAGGCTTCGGGAAAACTACTCCTGCCGGCCTTTCGGCTCTCTACCGCAGCCGGGTGTTGTTCACGGAGAGCGAACTGAACGCCGGGGTGCAACTCTGGAACGGCTTTGTGCAAAGAGACTTTCCACTCATGGAGGCCACTGCGGCAAAGGAACGCTCTTGTTTTGAACACTTGCCCAAGGTCGTGAAGGCTCTTCGCCGTTTACATCCCAAAACCAAGGGCAGCCTGAGCCGGCCGGAGCGGCGGCTGAAAACGATCCTGGCCAGCGGGAAAACCGAGTTCGGAGATATTTTCCGGGCTTTTTCGGAAACGGAGGGGATTTATGGCTTTGGAGACGTGGCTGTGAGGCGCTTGCTGGAAAAAACAACGGAAGAGGGTTAA
- a CDS encoding DUF4407 domain-containing protein: protein MSSMKRFLLYCSGADLKILEQCPTDENKYIGIGGTVLFTGILALFSAGYAIYTVFDSYFFAIVFGLIWGLMIFNLDRYIVSSMKSRGSFFRDFTIAFPRLLLAVLLALVISKPLELKIFEKEINAELITMEQEVYKKQENTIKERYQDQMAGYQQEIGGLNREIDKLAAARDTLALMALQEADGTGGSGNKNLGPIYRAKKAKADEAQAELDATKARIEPLIAEKHAAVQELDSLMKADIFTLERKPYGGMAARMDALHRLGEQSEAIFLANIFIMLLFIAIETAPIFVKLISSRSPYDYLLHQAEHKFEMANLEEVTLLRNATQNKVQFDTETGVHRTRKEIEVEKELAEEYYERKKAALKDKPLVDWNWSLPFFRGKA from the coding sequence ATGAGCAGCATGAAGCGTTTCCTCCTCTATTGTTCGGGCGCCGACCTGAAAATACTGGAACAATGCCCCACGGATGAAAACAAGTACATCGGCATCGGAGGCACCGTCCTCTTCACTGGCATCCTGGCCCTTTTCTCTGCGGGTTACGCCATATATACCGTTTTCGACTCCTACTTTTTCGCCATCGTTTTTGGCCTGATCTGGGGCCTGATGATCTTCAACCTCGACCGCTACATCGTTTCCAGCATGAAAAGCCGGGGTTCTTTCTTTCGGGACTTCACCATCGCTTTCCCCCGCCTCCTCCTGGCGGTGTTGCTGGCCCTGGTCATCTCCAAGCCGCTGGAGCTGAAGATTTTTGAAAAAGAGATCAATGCGGAACTGATTACCATGGAGCAGGAGGTGTACAAAAAGCAGGAAAACACCATCAAAGAGCGCTACCAGGATCAGATGGCCGGGTACCAGCAGGAGATCGGCGGCCTCAACCGCGAGATCGATAAGCTGGCGGCGGCCCGCGACACCCTCGCCCTGATGGCCCTGCAGGAAGCCGACGGCACCGGCGGCTCGGGCAATAAAAACCTGGGGCCCATTTACCGCGCCAAAAAGGCAAAAGCCGACGAGGCGCAGGCCGAGCTCGACGCCACCAAGGCCCGCATCGAGCCCCTGATTGCCGAAAAGCACGCCGCCGTACAGGAGCTGGACAGCCTCATGAAGGCCGACATCTTCACCCTGGAGCGCAAACCCTACGGCGGCATGGCCGCCCGCATGGACGCTCTGCACCGGCTGGGCGAGCAGAGCGAAGCCATCTTCCTGGCCAATATTTTCATTATGCTGCTCTTCATCGCCATCGAAACCGCCCCTATCTTCGTGAAGCTGATCTCCTCTCGCAGCCCCTACGACTACCTGCTCCATCAGGCCGAGCACAAATTCGAAATGGCGAACCTGGAAGAGGTCACCCTGTTGCGCAACGCCACTCAAAACAAAGTGCAGTTCGACACCGAAACCGGCGTGCACCGCACCCGAAAAGAGATCGAGGTGGAAAAAGAATTGGCCGAAGAGTACTACGAACGCAAGAAGGCCGCGCTTAAAGACAAACCGCTGGTGGACTGGAACTGGAGCCTGCCGTTTTTCCGGGGGAAGGCTTAG
- a CDS encoding amino acid permease, whose amino-acid sequence MTAFQSLFRRKSLADLQVQEAQSGLSKTLNVWDLTAFGIAAIVGAGIFSTIGNAAVNGGPAISLLFVFTAVACGFSALCYAQFASTVPVSGSAYTYAYVAFGELIAWIIGWDLLLEYAIGNIAVAISWSDYFTGFLQGFGMHFPAYLSMDYLSAHRGFQEASGLLAQGTALEALPANLQESYQAWSHAPGTGAIKLIADLPALVIVFFITLLVYIGIRETRQASNLMVALKLIVVAAVIVIGAFYIHPENWSPFSPNGFGGVMKGVAAVFFAYIGFDAISTTTEECKDPKRDLPRAIVYSLIICTILYILIALTLTGMVSYKELGVGDPLAFVFQRIGLTWIGGVIAFTALIAMAGVLLVFQLGQPRIWMSMSRDGLLPGIFSRIHPRFHTPSFATVVTGFVVAVPALFMNLTEVTDLTSIGTLFAFVVVCGGVLLMDRTRKVEGAYMVPYVSARYIVPLLLAGILLYTIMEEAEAWKAFLEWDTGHSFFEWSLFQHKIPYLIFGLTALVLAVLSFRYRLSLIPVLGLLSCLYLMSELGYTNWLRFVIWLGIGLAIYFGYSRKNSRLVG is encoded by the coding sequence ATGACCGCATTCCAATCCTTATTCCGCCGCAAATCGCTGGCCGACCTGCAGGTGCAGGAAGCCCAATCGGGGCTCAGCAAGACCCTCAACGTATGGGACCTGACCGCCTTCGGCATTGCCGCCATCGTCGGTGCCGGCATATTTTCTACCATCGGCAATGCGGCGGTCAACGGCGGGCCGGCCATTTCGCTGCTGTTCGTCTTTACGGCGGTGGCCTGTGGTTTCTCCGCCCTCTGTTACGCCCAGTTTGCCTCCACCGTTCCGGTTTCGGGCAGCGCCTATACCTACGCCTATGTGGCCTTTGGCGAGCTCATCGCCTGGATCATCGGCTGGGACCTGCTGCTGGAGTACGCCATCGGCAACATCGCCGTGGCCATCTCCTGGTCGGATTACTTCACCGGCTTCCTCCAGGGCTTCGGGATGCATTTTCCGGCCTATCTTTCCATGGATTACCTCAGCGCCCACCGCGGCTTCCAGGAGGCTTCCGGGCTCCTCGCGCAGGGTACGGCGCTGGAGGCGCTGCCCGCCAACCTGCAGGAGAGTTACCAGGCCTGGAGCCATGCTCCGGGAACGGGAGCGATTAAGTTGATCGCCGACCTGCCCGCCCTGGTAATTGTTTTTTTCATCACCCTGCTGGTCTACATCGGCATCCGCGAAACGCGGCAGGCCAGCAACCTGATGGTCGCGCTGAAACTGATTGTCGTAGCGGCTGTAATCGTCATCGGTGCGTTTTATATTCATCCCGAAAACTGGTCGCCCTTCAGCCCCAACGGGTTCGGGGGCGTTATGAAAGGCGTGGCAGCCGTCTTCTTCGCCTATATCGGGTTTGACGCCATCAGCACCACTACAGAAGAATGCAAAGACCCCAAACGCGACCTGCCCAGGGCCATCGTTTATTCACTCATCATCTGCACGATATTGTATATCCTCATTGCCCTGACCCTCACCGGCATGGTTTCTTATAAAGAACTGGGCGTCGGCGACCCGCTGGCCTTCGTCTTTCAACGCATCGGCCTAACCTGGATTGGCGGCGTCATCGCCTTCACCGCCCTGATCGCTATGGCGGGGGTGCTGCTGGTCTTCCAACTGGGCCAGCCCCGCATCTGGATGAGCATGAGCCGCGACGGCCTGCTGCCGGGCATCTTCTCCCGCATACACCCTCGCTTTCACACTCCCTCCTTTGCTACCGTGGTGACCGGGTTCGTGGTGGCCGTGCCCGCCCTGTTCATGAACCTCACGGAAGTGACGGACCTGACCAGCATCGGTACGCTCTTCGCCTTTGTGGTCGTCTGCGGCGGAGTGCTGCTGATGGACCGCACCCGGAAGGTGGAAGGCGCCTATATGGTGCCTTATGTCAGCGCCCGGTACATCGTGCCTCTGCTCCTGGCTGGCATTCTACTTTATACCATAATGGAAGAAGCGGAGGCCTGGAAAGCTTTCCTGGAATGGGATACAGGCCACAGCTTCTTCGAATGGAGCCTTTTTCAGCACAAGATTCCCTACCTGATCTTCGGGCTTACCGCCCTGGTGTTGGCCGTATTGTCTTTCCGGTACCGCTTATCCCTCATCCCGGTGCTGGGGCTGTTGTCGTGCCTCTACCTGATGTCGGAGCTGGGATATACCAACTGGTTGCGGTTTGTAATTTGGCTGGGCATCGGGCTGGCGATTTATTTTGGCTATAGCCGGAAGAATAGTAGGCTGGTAGGTTAG
- a CDS encoding helix-turn-helix transcriptional regulator → MDLTVLKIILLAGALQGVILGLLLFSRQANQAANRVFAVLLWLLSIHLALVGFDNRSFMMRFPHFSHLTWVLPALYGPLALVFLRRMTQLAPRPSWREGLYFIPFLIVLGLQLPYLLQSAAAKRAYLDDYASSVQDDFGLSNQLVNFIHLFFFGWCILVYRAHEKRIRDFYSDLSKVRLDWLGQFLYIAFAIVFLSIFVFYARKFSWPVLSAFYPWHFLGVVAVIYWTAYRALAQPMLFTGEEVPAAFAGLPDAIFIFPEEPAEAKKAPDAPQRKALAEKLVQLMEAERLYLNSELTVQDLVNRLQANRQYISEALNIHLGKTFYDFVNDHRVQAFQRLCADPAYRHYTLLGLALESGFNSKATFNAVFKKKVGMTPSEYVRRIKGV, encoded by the coding sequence ATGGACCTAACTGTTTTAAAAATCATCTTGCTGGCGGGTGCTCTGCAGGGAGTGATCCTGGGGCTCTTGTTGTTCTCTCGCCAGGCCAACCAGGCAGCGAACCGCGTTTTTGCCGTTCTCCTCTGGTTGCTGTCCATTCATTTGGCGCTGGTGGGTTTCGACAACCGGAGTTTTATGATGCGCTTTCCCCATTTCAGCCATCTCACCTGGGTGTTGCCGGCGCTTTACGGGCCTTTGGCGCTCGTCTTTCTTCGTAGAATGACGCAACTGGCGCCGCGGCCTTCCTGGCGGGAGGGGCTATATTTTATCCCTTTTCTGATCGTTCTGGGGCTTCAATTGCCCTACTTGCTTCAATCGGCGGCGGCCAAGCGCGCCTACCTCGATGATTACGCCAGTTCAGTACAGGACGACTTTGGCCTGTCCAATCAGTTGGTCAATTTCATTCACCTTTTCTTCTTTGGCTGGTGTATCCTGGTTTACCGGGCCCACGAAAAGCGCATCCGGGATTTCTATTCTGACCTAAGCAAGGTTCGCCTCGATTGGCTGGGGCAATTCCTGTACATTGCTTTTGCCATTGTTTTCCTTTCCATATTCGTCTTTTACGCCCGCAAGTTTAGCTGGCCGGTACTGTCCGCCTTTTACCCCTGGCATTTTCTGGGCGTGGTGGCCGTGATCTACTGGACGGCCTACCGGGCCCTGGCGCAGCCCATGTTGTTTACCGGGGAAGAGGTTCCTGCCGCCTTTGCTGGTTTGCCGGATGCCATTTTTATATTCCCGGAAGAACCGGCGGAGGCGAAGAAAGCTCCCGATGCCCCCCAGCGCAAAGCCCTGGCGGAAAAACTGGTTCAACTCATGGAGGCAGAGCGGCTTTATCTCAATAGCGAACTCACTGTTCAGGATCTCGTCAACCGCCTGCAAGCCAACCGCCAGTACATATCCGAAGCGCTCAACATCCATCTGGGCAAGACTTTTTACGATTTTGTGAACGACCACCGTGTGCAAGCCTTCCAGCGCTTATGCGCCGACCCGGCCTATCGCCATTATACCCTTCTGGGCCTGGCGCTGGAGTCTGGCTTCAACTCCAAAGCCACCTTCAATGCCGTTTTCAAGAAAAAAGTGGGGATGACGCCCTCGGAGTACGTCCGCCGGATAAAAGGCGTCTGA
- a CDS encoding beta-lactamase family protein produces MKTNLIFFFALALVWAASCKKDVYELPDGAPSVDLPSSNEAHPMKDSIDAIVGRYIAKGIPGIQVAVKNADGWYFANGGYANIEDQSPLAAGMANWYFSLTKTYTAALIMKAWEAERINLDAPIRQYLPQEAAAGIEGSERITVRQLLNHTSGIVNLTELPEYQLWQLNQPLEQPTIEERLAMVDGKPLMFEPGTDFSYSNTNFLLLQLILEQLNGKPYEKLLKKEILDPLHLKHTYYNLPEAQAGRLSFPNYYLDRFANEQLEDVSQWNLALANASNGYGGIAGTSTDAIRFLEALVQGRVISQASLAQMRQWVQGQESTQPDYGLGLEYYQFAPGQGEGQYGHEGDGIGCTTQVMYVPENDTYLYINCTVGRQIFGPYLFKTTDFKNELCGYVAGWR; encoded by the coding sequence ATGAAAACCAATCTGATTTTCTTTTTCGCGCTGGCGCTCGTTTGGGCAGCCAGCTGTAAAAAAGATGTGTATGAATTGCCGGACGGGGCGCCTTCAGTAGATCTGCCTTCCTCCAACGAGGCCCATCCGATGAAGGATTCCATCGACGCCATCGTCGGCCGGTACATAGCCAAAGGCATACCCGGCATACAGGTGGCCGTTAAAAACGCTGATGGATGGTACTTCGCTAACGGCGGTTATGCCAATATCGAAGATCAAAGCCCGTTGGCAGCTGGCATGGCCAACTGGTACTTCAGCCTGACCAAAACTTACACGGCGGCGCTGATAATGAAGGCATGGGAGGCCGAACGCATCAACCTCGACGCCCCCATTCGCCAGTACCTGCCTCAGGAGGCAGCGGCCGGCATCGAGGGCAGCGAAAGGATAACGGTAAGGCAGTTGCTCAACCACACCTCCGGCATTGTCAACCTGACGGAATTGCCGGAATATCAGCTTTGGCAACTCAACCAGCCCCTGGAACAACCGACAATCGAAGAACGGTTGGCGATGGTGGATGGCAAACCCCTGATGTTCGAACCGGGTACAGATTTTTCCTACTCCAACACCAACTTTCTCCTGTTGCAGCTGATCCTGGAACAACTGAACGGCAAGCCTTATGAGAAACTCCTGAAAAAGGAAATTCTGGATCCGCTCCACCTGAAGCATACTTATTATAACCTTCCGGAAGCGCAGGCCGGGCGCCTTTCCTTCCCCAATTACTACCTGGACCGCTTCGCCAATGAGCAGTTGGAAGATGTCAGCCAATGGAACCTGGCGCTGGCCAACGCCAGCAATGGCTACGGCGGCATCGCCGGCACTTCAACCGACGCCATCCGCTTCCTGGAAGCGCTGGTGCAGGGCCGGGTAATCAGCCAGGCCTCGCTGGCGCAGATGCGGCAGTGGGTGCAGGGCCAGGAATCCACCCAGCCTGATTACGGCCTGGGCCTGGAGTACTATCAGTTTGCGCCAGGCCAGGGCGAAGGGCAATACGGGCACGAGGGAGACGGCATCGGTTGCACTACTCAGGTCATGTACGTGCCCGAAAACGATACGTACCTCTATATCAACTGCACGGTCGGCCGGCAGATTTTCGGCCCTTACCTGTTCAAGACGACGGATTTTAAGAATGAGCTGTGTGGGTATGTGGCAGGGTGGCGGTAG
- a CDS encoding CocE/NonD family hydrolase, with amino-acid sequence MRDGARLFTSIYYPKDTTRSYPILMWRTPYSCDPYGEDQYTLRLKFYRHLLDDGYIFVMQDVRGKYMSDGEYVNVRPFIPNKRSPQQVDDNSDTYDSIDWLVGNLPNNGKVGILGISYPGFYSTMALPEAHPALKAASPQAPVTDWFIGDDFHHNGAFFAMDAFSFFSSFGKPRPEPATEGAPRFDWPMEDNYAFFLEAGPLKNLNKLYLHDSIAFWNDLMAHPNYDDWWKARNPRPHLKKVTPAVMTVGGWFDAEDSFGPLAVYKAIETQNPSSTQNRLVMGPWYHGQWAAGDGEKLGNIHYGFNTTELYKETEDQFFRYYLHGEGDMDLPEATIFVTGANEWRSFDTWPPENATPQKLYFQPAGGLSFEPPTAKNSYDEYVSDPLKPVPYTEDVHLRRTREYMTDDQRFAARRPDVVVYETPVLEEDITFAGPLAANLFVSTTGTDADYVVKLIDVFPDEVEDYPMNEKQVPIGGYQMMVRGEIMRGRFRNSFEKPEPFKPGETTQVRFVIPDIAHTFKAGHRIMIQVQNSWFPLVDRNPQKFVDIYNCSEADFQKATHRVYHEGGHASYLEVGVLK; translated from the coding sequence ATGCGGGACGGCGCCAGGCTCTTCACCTCCATCTACTACCCCAAAGACACCACCCGCTCTTATCCCATCCTGATGTGGCGCACGCCCTACAGCTGCGATCCCTACGGGGAAGATCAATACACCTTACGGCTGAAATTCTATCGCCACCTGCTGGATGACGGCTACATTTTCGTCATGCAGGACGTGCGCGGAAAATATATGAGCGACGGGGAATACGTCAACGTGCGCCCCTTCATCCCCAACAAGCGCAGCCCCCAGCAGGTAGACGACAACAGCGACACCTACGACAGCATCGACTGGCTGGTCGGCAACCTGCCCAACAACGGCAAGGTAGGCATCCTGGGCATCTCCTATCCCGGTTTCTATTCTACCATGGCGCTGCCAGAGGCCCATCCCGCCCTCAAAGCCGCCTCGCCCCAGGCGCCGGTCACCGACTGGTTTATCGGCGATGACTTCCATCACAATGGCGCATTTTTTGCCATGGATGCCTTCTCCTTCTTCTCCAGTTTCGGCAAACCCCGCCCCGAGCCCGCCACTGAAGGCGCACCCCGCTTCGACTGGCCGATGGAAGACAACTACGCGTTCTTCCTGGAAGCCGGCCCCCTCAAGAATCTCAATAAACTATACCTCCACGATTCTATAGCGTTCTGGAACGACCTGATGGCCCACCCCAACTACGACGACTGGTGGAAGGCCCGCAACCCCCGGCCCCACCTGAAAAAGGTCACTCCCGCCGTGATGACCGTCGGCGGCTGGTTCGACGCCGAGGACTCCTTCGGGCCGCTGGCGGTTTACAAGGCCATTGAAACGCAAAACCCATCCTCCACCCAGAACCGGCTGGTGATGGGCCCCTGGTACCACGGCCAGTGGGCCGCCGGCGATGGGGAGAAGCTGGGCAATATCCACTACGGCTTCAATACGACTGAGCTGTATAAAGAAACGGAGGATCAGTTTTTCCGCTACTACCTCCACGGCGAAGGCGATATGGACCTTCCCGAGGCCACCATCTTCGTGACCGGCGCCAACGAGTGGCGCAGCTTCGATACCTGGCCGCCGGAGAATGCCACCCCTCAAAAGCTGTACTTCCAGCCGGCCGGCGGCCTCTCATTCGAGCCCCCCACCGCCAAAAATAGCTACGACGAGTACGTCAGCGATCCCCTGAAGCCGGTACCCTACACCGAAGACGTCCACCTTCGGCGCACCCGCGAGTACATGACCGACGACCAGCGCTTCGCCGCCCGCCGGCCGGATGTGGTGGTGTATGAAACGCCCGTGCTGGAAGAGGACATCACCTTTGCCGGCCCGCTTGCCGCCAACCTGTTTGTCAGCACTACCGGCACCGACGCCGATTACGTGGTCAAACTGATCGACGTGTTCCCGGATGAGGTGGAGGACTACCCTATGAACGAAAAGCAAGTACCCATAGGCGGCTACCAGATGATGGTGCGCGGCGAGATTATGCGCGGCCGTTTCCGCAATAGTTTCGAAAAACCAGAACCATTCAAACCAGGCGAAACAACACAAGTTCGCTTCGTCATCCCGGACATTGCCCACACCTTCAAAGCCGGCCACCGCATCATGATACAGGTGCAGAACTCCTGGTTCCCGCTGGTGGACCGCAACCCGCAAAAGTTTGTGGACATCTACAACTGCAGCGAGGCGGATTTCCAGAAGGCGACGCATCGGGTGTATCACGAGGGGGGGCATGCGTCGTATTTGGAGGTGGGGGTGTTGAAGTAG